The genomic segment CCGTGAACCCCGAACGGATGGTGGTCATGTCCCCAATGTAGGTAAATTCTTTTGTGATGGGGTCATAGACTTCGGCAGTGGACATCCGCCCCCGACGATTCACCCCACCAATGATGAGGACAAGCCCATTTCTCAAAAGCGCCGCCCCGTGACAGGCACGCGGACGATTCAACTCGCCAACAGGCGTAAACGCCCCCGTGGTTGGGTTGTAAATATCGGCATCGCTGTTGATGCGCCCATCGCCGGGAATGCCCCCCGCCACCAACACCGTACCATCTTGAAGAAGGGTTGCCGTGTGGCAGGCGCGGGCGCGGGTCATTGCCCCCGTTGGGTTCAACGATCCGCTGGCTTGCGCCGAGATCGGGGGCAGAACAGGGAACAAGAAACACAGAATGACTATGATTGCAATACGCCGTCGCATAAGACCTTCCAAAATCCCTCAGGGGATAGAGAATACATGGTGACTATTGATTAGAACTACTTTACCGTTATTCTCATCATTTATGAGTCACGGTCTGATCACAAGACCATAGTGTATGTCTTTAGATCACGCTACAAGTCTTTTAGAAGTTCCCTTCAAGGGCAGAGCGTAAAGCAGGAAGTCCCTCCCCTCAACCCCCGACAAGGATCGAGGCGATCACCGCCGGATCAGCGCTGCCACCGCTGATGATCGCCACCGTTTGGGCGGCGGGGGGGAGTTCCGCTTGATGGCAGCGCCACGCCGCATAGGTCAAGGCGCCGGATGGTTCGACCCACAGATGGTTGTTTAGGATGAGTTCCCGCGTGCTGGCTCTAATCTCGGTTTCGGTGACGGTGATCACCTCGTCTACATAGGCTTGCATATGGCGAAAGGTGAGATCGCTCAGAGTGAGCGTGCGAACGCCATCAGCAATGGTGCGCCATGCTTCGGCGGGGGTAATCGCCCGCAGCGCCCCACCGCGGAAGGATTGCTGCGCATCGTTGGCAAGCGCTGGCTCAACGCCAATGAGTTTCACGGCGGGATTCAGATGTTTCAGCGTAGCCGCTACCCCGCTGATCAAGCCGCCGCCGCCAATAGGCACAAGAACGAGATTGACCGTTGGTAAATCAGCATAAATTTCCGCGCCAATCGTCCCCTGTCCGGCAATGACAAGGGGATCATCAAAGGGGGGGACGAGCGTCCATGCCTGCCCCGCCATGAGTTCCGCCGCCACCGCCTCGCGGCTTTCGGTGGCGGGGTCATAGAGGACAACCTGCGCCCCA from the Anaerolineales bacterium genome contains:
- a CDS encoding threonine/serine dehydratase, translated to MTIPLVTLADIQRAQQTLRGVAFHTPLLPAFHATADGTQLWLKPENLQPIGSFKIRGASHKILSLDSDVRARGVIAYSSGNHAQGVAFAAKACGIPAVIVMPNNAPAVKIEATRGYGAQVVLYDPATESREAVAAELMAGQAWTLVPPFDDPLVIAGQGTIGAEIYADLPTVNLVLVPIGGGGLISGVAATLKHLNPAVKLIGVEPALANDAQQSFRGGALRAITPAEAWRTIADGVRTLTLSDLTFRHMQAYVDEVITVTETEIRASTRELILNNHLWVEPSGALTYAAWRCHQAELPPAAQTVAIISGGSADPAVIASILVGG